The following DNA comes from Anaerostipes rhamnosivorans.
CACTTTTTCGTAACTGTCTTCTTACTCTATATTATAATCAAAAAAATGAATTGCGTAAACAAATTTGAAGAACTTTCCAATGGAATAAAAAAAGACTCTAAGGAGATCCCCCTTTTAATGGGAAGATATCTCCAAAGAGTCTGTAAAAACCAAAAGCCTAGCTTCTAGCTCTTTCTTCTAATAAAGCTTTTACTTCTGCTTCTGTCGTTAACTGCATAACTTCATCTGCTAAAGCCTTAGCTTCATCCATAGTCCATAAGGACATCACTTTTCTCGTAGCGAGAATTGCGGTTGCGCTAACAGAGAATTCGTTCAATCCGAATGCAAGAAGTACCGGTACAAGCAATGGATCACTGGCAGCTTCTCCACACATACCAGCCATGATTCCCTCTTTGTTTGCAGCACCGATGATGTTCCGGATAGAACGCAGCACTGCAGGGTTATATGCTGAATACAGGTAAGCTACATCGGCATTTCCTCTGTCGGCTGCCATTGTGTAACCAGTCAGATCGTTGGTACCGATGCTGAAGAAATCTGCTTCTTTTGCTAAAATGTCGGCAATCAAACTTGCAGCTGCGGTTTCCATCATAACTCCGACTTCTACGTCTTTGTTGTATGCGACACCTTCTGCATCTAATTCTGCCTTGATCTCTTCGATCAAAGCATTCACTGCACGGAGCTCATCCACACATGTTACAAGCGGAACCATGATACGAATCTTTCCGAACGCACTGGCTCTTAATAAAGCTCTCAGCTGAGGTCTGTAGATATCAGGACGCTGCAGACAGAAACGCACTGCACGGAAACCAAGGAATGGGTTCTCTTCTGTCTCCAGTCCAAGATACGGAAGTGCTTTGTCGCCTCCGATATCCAGAGTACGGATAATGACAGGTTTTCCTTCCAGAGTCTCTGCAACTGTCTTATATGCCTGGAACTGCTCTTCTTCTGTCGGCACGCTGTCACGGTCCATGAATAAGAACTCCGTACGGAATAATCCCACACCTTCTCCATCACACTCAACAACCTTTGCAGCCTCATCCGGTCCGCCGATGTTGGCAACCAGTTCAACCACATGTCCGTCAGCAGTCTGAGACGCCTGTCCGATAAACTTGGACAGAGCAGCTTTCTCTTCAAGATATGCTGCTTTTTTAGCC
Coding sequences within:
- the ptsP gene encoding phosphoenolpyruvate--protein phosphotransferase, coding for MYKGIGASAGIGIGKVVVIKEQSLDYKKETIADAEAEKKRLGEAIEVFIDKTTKMVEAMKVTAGEQESEILEGHILMIQDPAIKEQIDAKIDDEKINAEAAVEEACDFFAQIFAMAEDELTQQRASDLGDIKTRLIKILLGVEEVDISAVPEGTILVAEDLTPSMTAGINPANVEGVLTEIGGKTSHSAIICRSMEIPAVLSVENIVSTVKDGDVVVLDGATGEAYINPEDSVLEDYKAKKAAYLEEKAALSKFIGQASQTADGHVVELVANIGGPDEAAKVVECDGEGVGLFRTEFLFMDRDSVPTEEEQFQAYKTVAETLEGKPVIIRTLDIGGDKALPYLGLETEENPFLGFRAVRFCLQRPDIYRPQLRALLRASAFGKIRIMVPLVTCVDELRAVNALIEEIKAELDAEGVAYNKDVEVGVMMETAAASLIADILAKEADFFSIGTNDLTGYTMAADRGNADVAYLYSAYNPAVLRSIRNIIGAANKEGIMAGMCGEAASDPLLVPVLLAFGLNEFSVSATAILATRKVMSLWTMDEAKALADEVMQLTTEAEVKALLEERARS